In Leopardus geoffroyi isolate Oge1 chromosome B4, O.geoffroyi_Oge1_pat1.0, whole genome shotgun sequence, the DNA window GACCTCGAGTAACGGCCCAGATCCAGGGAAGGGCGCGGGCTAGTGGGCATGGGCgtcggggagggggtgggggcgcttTTTTGGAAATTCGGTTCCCTTGCCAACGGGCTCTGGCCCCTCGGCAACGCTGCGGCCTCCTCTGGGCCACGCCCCCCACGCTCGGTCTTCCCGCATCCTGGTCCCGCCCCTGCGCGTGGAACGCGGTGCCGATTGGCCCAGGGAGCCTCGCGTCCTGAAAGTGGCAAGGGACGCTCCTGAAGGCAGGGGGGTGTTAGGACCCGACTGAGCCGGGACTCTTAGAGGCCTGAAACCACCGAAATAGGGGTGGGGCCCTTGTTTCCTGAATCTGACCAGGGAATCCGGGAGTTACCGATCCTCAAGCCAAGACTGTGGGAAAATAGTGCCCGAGGGTCTGGAGTTCTGGGCGCTGCCACTGACTCGTTAGCGTTCCCGGGTGAGTCGCTTCCCTTCCCAGGGCACCAGTTAACTCACCTCTAAAATGAAAAGGcctagaaaaaaagttttctaataaaaaattttttaaataatgaaataaaatgaaaaggcttcCTTTATGTTTTGCAAGGTCCTTTTCAGCTCTGGCACTGTGAGATTAGCTGAGATGTTCCCGCAACTAGCGGAATAGTAATTAATGGGTGGTGAACCTTCAGCACCACGCTTCAGAAAACCAAGTCTCCACTCCAATcccttttccccccacccccagagaagaGGAGGCGAGAGGCTATCACTGCAGCGACCTGCCTGACAGAAGCTTTGGTGGATCACCTCAATGTGGGGTATGAACCTCTTCCCATCAACCaccagcaccccccgccccccaaatttAGGCACTGGCAACGTCTAGCCCTCAGATTGCTGTTGAGGGGATGAGATGTTCCATTTCATTCCCTCCATTCCTGTCACCCAGCTTAACTTTATAGAGAAAGGCTTGAGTCAGCTCTGACCCCTAACGTTGCACAAGGAGGAGCAGCAGCAGTGGTTGAAGAGGCAGCCagatttccccctccccctaatAACTTCCCTGGTGCTCACAACTTGATGCCATCTGCCCACTTCCCTTCACTCGTCCAAGTCCAGCTGTCGCTTCAGCAGGAGGGAGAGCACCCTCCTTTACCACAACTTGCCACCCTCTCCTTCTCTACCTCCCACCCTCTGGCAGGCCTGGGGAGCAGCTGGCAGGAAAGAGGTGGCACAGCCAGTGAGGGTGAGGGCAGAACCTCTGCCAGGAGCTGTAGCAGAGCCAGgctgtctcttcccttccttcccggTCTCCAGAGACCACCCCCTGTGCCAGCCCTATATGAGAATGCCAGTAACAACCAACAACTTGGGAAGGAGCAAAGAATATTGTCTCTTGACCCTGAGTGACCCAGAAGAGTGCTGCGACGATGATGTGATAGGCTATCTGTCGGAAGAAAAGGGGCAGTACGATGTCTCCCATGGCAGGGCAAGTAGAATAGCTTGGCTGTGAATCCagagactgagtcacccaagtgagCCATGCAGGGACTGTCATCTTCATTACTCATCTCTGGGGAAGATTAAGGGACAAGAAGGCAGTGGTTGGGGCCTCTGATCTCTCCCCTCCAGACCTCTCCCTTCACTCAGTGTGAAAGTAGGAGGTCAATAGGAAAAACTGGCATTTTAGGAACTCCCAGGGGAATCTCTTGAAGCATTGGGAGCCCGCTATTACTGTTTCAGCTCCTACACTACCCCCTACTATGGCCAAGCTGTCTCCCAAAGAAAAAGGACAGGGtctgccccctttccttcctcccacatTGGCGCCTCTCGGGCTCTGCTGTGAGACTGGCCCAGGCTTCTCCCTATGCTCTTCCTTTGCTAGGGGCCACCCCTCTTTCAGCTTAGAGGACAGCTAAGCCAAAGCCAGATTAGAAAGGGTTTTGtgttctgcccacgggtcctctcattccctggaaaggaaaacaaaggctcAGTCTATCTCAGCCCCTGTCAGGTGTCCTTCCCACTCTTTCCACCCACCCCAACCCgttgccccctccagcccccacagaTTCCAGTGGGGGGTGGATACCGGATGCGGAGTCTCCCAGCTGACCTAGAGCTTTGGGATGGTGAGTGAAAAGACTCCCTAGCCAGTAAGAGAGAACAGTTATTGTGagattgggggaagggggaacagGGCAGAGAGTTGGAGGTACCAACCTAATGGTATTAATGGTAAGTACAGCCAACCTTGgttgaggagaaaagaaaaactacgGCCTagagcagaaagaaggaagggagagagagagattatgtgtgtgtgttcgttcATCTGTGTGGGCGAAAAGAGAAGGGTTGGGAGAGAGACTTGAGAGCCAAGAGGCAGCCCCTGGGATATCTTCTCTTGACCCTGAGTTCCTGGGGAGGGGAGCCGCTCTCCCATCCCATcccagagtcagggaggggcCCAATTTCCCTTCCCAACTTCTTGCACAGACCCTTGGGCTTCCAATCACTGCCAGATGTGTCCCTGCTGCTGGATTTTCCCAGCTTCTCTGCACCCCCTTTACCCTCTCAGCTTCTTCCTCAGGGaatcctcccttctcccacccagCTTCAGGAATTCCTTTGGGGGGGGTAGGAGATGGTAAGTTTCTAGTCAGCTCCCAGCTAGGCTTTCCTGGGAATCCTGGGAGTGGGAGGAAGAAGCTGGTCCATTTGCATGTACAGTAGTCATTTGCATCACATccaagaatggccaaaatcatGAGGTTTTCCCCAGCCTGACTCCTGGCTGACCTCCGGCTCTTGCAGTGGAATATTAGTCCTAGAGACCACTCCCCACCAGCCGGGTGAGTTGATCTCGTCTCTCTTCCAACCTCTAGTGTGGCCCAGGCCTACATGAACCAGAGAAAGCTGGATCATGAGGTGAAGACCCTACAGGTCCAGGCTGCCCAGTTTGCCAAGCAAACAGGCCAGTGGATCGGGATGGTGGAGAACTTCAATCAGGCACTCAAGGTGGGCCACACTCCCTACATCACTGGCCCCATCCTGGACCCCCGTTAAATGCCTCCAGTCGGGTCACCTTAGGCCTCAGGTTAAAAAAGAAgtggggcggggcgcctgggtggcgcagtcggttaagcgtccgacttcagccaggtcacgatctcgcggtccgtgagttcgagccccgcgtcgggctctgggctgatggctcagagcctggagcctgtttccgattctgtgtctccctctctctctgcccctcccccgttcatgctctgtctctctctgtcccaaaaataaataaacgttgaaaaaaaaaaatttaaaaaaaaaaaaaaaaaaaaagaagtggggctGGTCCCAGAAATGCCATGTACGGCCCCAGTGTCAGAAAAGCTAGAGAGATGAAAATAGCTGGTGGGTCCAAGCAAAGCCCTTTCTAGGGGATAGACGGAAAGTGCCCCTGTCTGTCTCCTTAGAGCTACATTCTACCCACCCTgattccccacctcccacctcctccccttcccaggaAATCGGGGATGTGGAGAACTGGGCTCGGAGCATCGAGCTGGACATGCGAACTATTGCCACCGCACTGGAATACGTGTACAAAGGGCAGCTGCAGTCTGCCCCCTCCTagcccctcttccctttcctctgccccgcccctcctaTCTCCCCCAGGGGGGTGCAGGAGACAAGAATAAAACACAAGCCTCCATTTCTCTGTGGTATGTTTCAAAGAGCTACTAGGCCAGCATGGTGGGTAAGAGTGGAAGGTTCAAAGACTGTCTCCCTAAGCTACAGGTACCCTTTGGCTAGAGGGTGGAACTAGCTTCCTCTTACTGTCTCacccctcttttcctctttgggCCTGGTGCAGGTGTATGTTGGGTACCTAGAGGGTAGAAGTTTCCCGCACCTCCCCAGAGAAGGTCTGGGCGCCCTGCCCCAAGCTTCCTAACACAGGACTTCAGTTTCTTGCAGAGGAGAAATAGGACAGGGAGCAGGCCTGGTGCTGGCtctggctctctgcctctccacgtGCTCGTGGCCTCTCCCAGCCTGGTGCTAAGCGGTGTCATGAGTCCGGACCAGGTTGGAGATTAATTCTTGGTCATGGGGGCACTTCAGGGCTTGGAAGGAGGAGGAGTGCCAGGTCCAAGGTCACCAACAGAGAGGGGTAGCTGCCATCCTTGACATAGCCCTCTTCCTGGGAGCCCATGACACAGGTGGTCAGGTACCCCCAGCTGGTAAAGCCAGCCAAGAAGGGGGCCGGGGCACACCTGGCCTGTGCCAAGCCTTGGCTTCAATTGCCAGGCTCCAGCTTCCCtggctcctcctcccagcccctcccctcacccacatCCACTTAATACCCTGACACCCAGTCCGCCCACTGCAGACATTGGCATTAGCTGTAGCTAGTGTGGAAACCTGGGAAGACTGGGAGCAAAGCCTCTcgaacaaaggaaaagaaggattTGGGGCACCTACCTGCTAGCTTTCCCCAGAGGAGGTAAGCAGGGCACTGGGAGCTGGGTGCTACGAGAGGAGTATCCAGGTGTTGCATGTATTGATAAGTCAAAGCTTTTCATGTGTTTCCTCACACATTATCCCCTCTGACCCTCCACAATTCCCAGGTGGACCACGGTGGGTGTTGGCCCCACTGGTAAAATAGAAAACAGGTGAGATACTCAGCATCCCACAGTAAGTTTAGGGCCACCAGGACTAAAATGTGGGGCTCTTTGCCCCATGTGTTTCAAAAAATAAGGCCCAGTTTACATTTAGAGAATTTAGATGTCCCTGGCTTAGCGGGAGAGGTGACTGCGAACCAGATCCCTCTGCTCCCGTGCAGCAGGCCTGCACACAGGACCCCGCTAATCTGATTTTAGTTAAGTTAGCAACAAATATAGGGTCTGCCTCAATCTTTGCTTTGCTTAGATGAGCCATAGTTTGCTAATTACCCGCCCATCAGATAATTTCTCAATATGCTCAGATCAGACTtccagtgagggaggggaggatatTAGGGGCAAGGGTTTAAGAGCCAGAGTAAACTAGACAAGTTTTCCTGCCCAGTCTCGGCTGCCACCTGCAGGTCACTTGGGCTCTGGCCATGTGGCTGCCTCTGCTGCTGGGAGTCTTGGTCTGGGCAGCGCTGTGGTTGTTCAGGGACCGACAGAGCCTGCCCGCCAGCGATGCTTTCATCTTCATCACCGGCTGTGACTCAGGCTTCGGGCGGCTTCTGGCACTGAGACTGGACCAGAGAGGCTTCCGAGTCCTGGCCAGCTGCCTGACCCCCTCAGGGGCAGAGGACCTACAGCGCGTGGCCTCCTCTCGCCTCCACACCACCCTGCTTGATGTCACTGAGCCCCAGAGTGTCCAGCGGGCGGCCAAGTGGGTGGAAACACATGTTGGTGAAGCAGGTGAGTAGCAGTGGGGCCACAGGGCTCGTGGTGCAGGGTGCTCAGTCACAGGGGCGGCGGGAAGCAAGAAAAACTGCGTGGGAAAGGAGGAGTGATCAGGAGAGAGTGTTGGAACGCCTTACCTACCCGACGGGATCTGTTTCATCTCTCCACAGGGCTTTTTGGTCtggtgaataatgctggtgtGGCTGGTATCATTGGGCCCACGCCGTGGCTCACACGAGATGATTTCCATCGGGTGCTGAGTGTGAATACGCTGGGTCCCATTGGGGTCACCCTTGCCCTGCTCCCCCTGCTCCAAAAGGCCAGGGGCCGGGTGGTCAACATCACCAGTGTTCTGGGTCGCCTGGCAGCCAATGGTGGGGGCTACTGTGTCTCCAAGTTTGGCCTGGAGGCCTTCTCTGACAGCCTGAGGTAAGGGGTGCAGAGCCCTGGGCTGCCCGGCAGAGATGACTAAAACACTGCAGAGTGCGATACTGAAGAGGAGACAGCTGAGGGCTTAGCTTTGTGGCTTCAGACGCCAGCCGTCTCTCATGGGTGCTTTGTGACCTTGATAGGTTACTTCTCTTTTCCCCCAGTTTATTCCCTACCTGTTAAATCAAAATGAGAAGACCTGCCTCATGGGTGTTGTGAGTGGAATGAGGTACATGTAAGGCCCCAACAGAGACTGGCATGTAGAAAATGCCCCAAGAAGCCTGctgttattattagtattattattaataactgtTACTTGTGATGAGCTAGTACCTTTGTggaacattttctcatttcttccagcAACCTTATAAGGGATTAGGTATTGATATCCTCAGGGTAATATAACTTACCCAAGTTATTACCCAAGACCACACAACTAGTTAGTAGAAATGCGGGGACTTGCCCCCAAGTCTGCTTGCCTGGTCATTACATTCTCCCATCCCTCATCTTTAAGCAATAATGTCCAAAGTCCCTTGAGAGCACAAAGGAGACTTGACAAGTACCACATGAGACCAGAGCCTGAATTCTGATCAGTACAAGTACCCCCCCAGCCAGCCTATCTTCTGTAGGAAGCCTGTCTTCATCACCTTCACTCAGcaatgaatttaaattatatacctttggggggggggggttgttttttggtttttggtttttttgagagagagcgcgcatgtgcgtgcacaagtggaaaaggggcaaagagagagggagaatcgtaagcagactccatgcccagcacagagctttcGATgcaggcagggctcgatctcccgactgagatcatgacctgagccgaaatgaagaatCTACCACATAagcgactgagccatgcaggcgttCCCTATCCTTGGGTCTTTTCATTTTCCACTCAGCATCATGAAACACAGACTTTATACTTGGATTTCTGCATCCATGTCAAGGGAGTTGGATGTATCCCTGCAGTCTCCGCAGCAAACACCAATCTACTCCCTTCATGTCCAGCACTCAAGATTCCATGCTGTGTTCTGGGACCTAGGGAAAGGGGTTCTTCTAGCTCAGGAGTTGGTAAACTGGTTCTTAAGCCAAATCTGGTCAGTAGCCTACAAGCTAATAATggtattatacatttttaaatggttacacCGTAAGTGATTATAGAAGTACCtatctgagggcacctgggtggctgtcagttaagcttccgacttcagctcaggtcatgatctccaggttcgtgagtttgagccctgtgtcaggctctgtgctatcgaagtagagcctgcttcatatcctctctttccctcttctctgcccctcccccactcacactctatctctctccctcaaaaataaacaccttttaaagtaccagggcacctggatggctcagttaaggatccaacttcagctcaggtcatgatctcacagcttgtgggtttgcaccccacgtcagactctgtgctgacagctcagaatcaggagcctgcttcagattctgtctccatctctctctgcccctccctccctccctcccccctcaaatacagacatttaaaaaaatgtaaaaataaaaaaagtacctACATgatatcattaatttttatgtcTGCGATGCCAAAAGTATTTACTGCCTGGCCCTTTAAGAAGTttactgaccccccccccccccactctagATCATAGAATATAAAGGAAACCTCAAAAATACCTGTCCCACTTGTCCCCATCCCAGGACAGCAGGGATCTCCTTTACCATCAGGACCCCTGTCCCTGGCCTGTGATAACTTCCCCATTTTAGCCCCCATACCCATGTCTCAGAAGATCCCTTTCCTATAGAGCAAGAACCCAAAAACCTCCGGTCTACTCCCATCCAGGCGGGATGTGGCTCCTTTTGGTGTCCGAGTCTCCATTGTGGAGCCTGGCTTCTTCCAAACCCCTGTGACAAACCTGGAGAGTTTGGAGAACACGCTGCAGGAGTGCTGGGCACGGCTACCTCCTGACACACAGGCCCACTACGGAGAGGCCTTCCTCACAAAGTGTGAGTATCTGGGCCCACACAGGGTCGTACGAAGGGAAATGAAAGTGCCAGAAGGGCCCATCCTACACCAGCCTgctgggaggaggtgggcagagaggaggtgagggagaatGAGATGCCAAAGAACATCCAGGCCATGTGGAACCTGCCCACTCGCCAAACTGGGGAGGGGACTAAGGATCCATCTCACCTCTGCTGGGGACCAGTTCCAGGACCCAGAAGACAGGGCCTGAGATAGGCTGGGGTGGGACAGGGACACTGATTACAACCACCTCCTGGACTGCAGACTTTAAAATGCAGCGGCGCATCATGAGCCTGATCTGTGACCCAGACCTGACCAAGGTGAGCAGGTGCCTGGAGCATGCCCTGACTGCTCGTCACCCCAGAACCCGTTACAGCCCAGGCTGGGATGCCAAGCTGCTCTGGCTGCCGGCCTCCTACTTGCCAGCCAGCCTGGTGGATGCTGTGCTCACCTGGGTCATTCCCAAGCCTGCCCAGGCAGTCTGCTGAATCCAGCCTTCCAGCAAAAGATTGCTTCAGTCCCCACCCGGGTACTGCCTGGTACTGGTACAAAATAAGTactgaataaatgtgtattgttaaaaaaaaagcactggaaGTGGGCAGAAATGGAGTTGCCCAGTGGGGGACTGACCCCATTTAAGTGCTAGCCCCTAGGCTGATTTAATGCCCAGGGTCTCTGGCCTGTTTAATGCCTGCAAAACAACTAGCAACTAgtgggaagggggacagaggctaAGGGAACTGGCTTGTGACTAGGTGCTCTTTGAAGCACATGGAAGAATGGCCACCAGATGGCACTATTGGACATGTATTTTCTACAAGGAGTCAAGTTGCAGCTCAGTGTTGGGAGTGCAAATGGCCTTTACCTGCTTTTCTTGGGAGGGACAGAAGGTGGTGAGGAGGGGTCAGGGCCAGGCTGGGTGGTTTCCACattggggaaaaaaggcaatACCCACTTCAGTTGTCTTCTATTATCTAAGTCCAGAAAGATGGATACTGGCCACAAAGGTGTCATAGCAACTTGTCACCAGCCTGAAAGGAGCCAGGTCCCCTTTGTTGGGGAGGGAGTTGCTGGGCCCTCAGAGGTGGGCAGAAGGCCAGGGAAAAGATGTCCATGGTAAATCTGGGCTGGCCTCTCCCAGACAGAACCTTTGTGGGGAACCCCCTGACTTTTGAAGGAGATGGCTTCATGAACATTGCAGCACTTGGCTAGGAGACAGGGAGGACAATGGGCCACAGCCTCCAGATCCCCCTTCCACTGCTAGCTCCACTAACGCCTTCAGCAAAACCCGCCTTTCCAAAAcatccctccccccgccccctaaAATTAGCCTTTCTTGCCCAAGGTGCAAATACAAGGTCCCACAGGACAGGAACACggtggaagagagggaaagaataaagTATCATTCTTCAAGACAAACTGAGACTTTTTTTCAGTCTGAAAAAATAATCAGTTTAATTGAAAAACCTGAAGTGTGCTACCCCACTCCCTTAGATGAGGGGGCTGAAGCGACCAGACCCCTACATCACCTCATAGCCACGTCGGATGCTCTTCACGAGGCAGCAGGCAAAGATAATTCCCAGTACCTAAAAGCAAAGATAGAGGGGTGGAGAAGAGTCAGAAAGGCAAAGTATCCCAGACCCACCCAAGAGACCCCAAACACAACCAGGGCCCTCATCTCCAGGCCAGTACCTCCTCAGCACCTCTTCCCACTGCCCCTACTGCTCAGATGCCCCAGAATGAGTCCAAAAGATGCCTCTCACCTCCACAAAGGCAATGCCCAAGGCTGCTGCAGCCACCACCAGCACATTGCTCCTCAGCCAGCCCCCAATCTTCTCCACACAGCCCTGAAGGGTAGTAGCCACACAAGGCAAGAACACAATCAGAaatttcccacccacctcctgggTCCTTTGATCTCTCCTGCATGCTCTGTATCTTTCACCCTGCCTCTGGGAATCTGGGCATTCCCAGATACCGACCCTCCCCATCCCAAAACCCCAACCCTCTCCACCTCCATCCCTGGTCCCTCTCAACTCTTGAAACATTTCCCAGGTTTCCCAAGTCCCCTGTTCTCTCAACTTCTCCCTTACCTCTTCGTGGATCTCCTTCACCTTGAAAGAAATCCCACAGCCCTGTGTGACATTGACGCAGCAGGAGTCCGGGACTTGGCCCTTGGGCATGAGAGGGATGCTCTCCCAGTCTGTGTAGTTAGCTGCCCCGCAGCATTCAAACTGCACGAGAGGAGAAATACCAGGCAGAAGGTTATTGCGTGAACATCCACCTTCAATATGAAGATGAGAATCTTCTTCCCCCACTACCCCTGCTCCCAGAAACCTCACTCACATCTTCCTGCATCCTGTCCACAATCGAAACCGTGTGGTTGTTTTTTGGATAATTCTGCATCTGCTGCCGGAAGTCCTTATTAAATTCTGACATCACCTGGGAATTGGAAGGAGCATTGTTGAGGTCAAACTAAGGCAAACGGGTCCCAGAGCAGCCAGACCTCTGAGGCAGGGccctccccttttccctgctTACCTTGTCTCTAAACACATAGCCAGCAATGGCTACAGCCACCTCCACCAGCATGATAAGAGACAGGAAGATGGCAAACTGCAAGCACAATGGGCAAGGGTCAGGTTTGGAGTCTTGGTGAGAGTGGCCTGCTGTGGCCCAGCCAGACTCTACCTTCTTCATAAAGgtttccctcacccacctcctaaGCCGCCACAGTAGAAGTGCCCTCCCAGCAGTCCCAGACACCCATGCTGGCCCCACACCGTGCTCACCGTGACCATAAGACAGTAGTTCTCCTTGCAGGCCCCACAGCAGCCCACGAAGGCCACCAGGAAGAGGAAGGCACCCACTGCGATGATGAGCACGGGCAACAGGGAGCCAGGCGTGGCCCCCTGGACAATGGTCTGCCTCAGGACCAGCTGGGCCCCTACACCCACGGCGATCAATCCCACTGCACAGGCCTGCGAGGAGGGCAGGTCAGGGTTAGGCCAGACCCACGACCTAGCAGACCTCCGTGACAGAGGGCAGCAGCTGCACCCAGGACACAGACTTAGCCCCATCCCAGAGAGACAGATTCTCACACCTGGGAGAATATGGTGTGGGATGATCCATATTTGCCCCACAGTTTGATCAAAGGCCGAAAGAGGAGTTCCCAGAAAGCCTTGACCCCAGGGCACACATTTCTAACCTAGAGTGGTGCTTCCTGTGGGCCTCTAGGGCTCCCAGAATTGCCATCTCACTATCTTCCAAtggccaccccctcctcctcagcTGTGACTCAGGTTCCTCAGGCCCACAAGgccaaggaggagaagggagaaggaaaagaggtaaGAGTGGTGAGCTCCTCCCTGGACATAGAGCAGTCTCTCAAGCCAGGACCCCAGGGCAGGAGTAAATTGTGGCCGGCTGAGCCCTTCCCCACCCCGAAGCGGTGAGAGGGATGAGGGAATGGAAAGGAATGAGGGGgtaggggagaagggtggggaggagggggaagcccCAAGGCGATAGCATCAGGCCGGCCGTTGGCTGGTTGCCCCATTGCCCGGTATCACAAGTGGTTGGTTGGGTCACCAGACAGGAAGGGCCAGAAGGGGCGAGGGGGAGGGTGCTGCGCACCCACGCAGTCCATTCTTGGCCCAAACTAGCCTCAGAGGTCCCTGaaagctggagggggtggggtggccctGCTGTCTTCGGCCCGTTTCCCGGGCTCTCCTTCCACATCTGGTCTCCAGCTGCCTTCATTCGTGGCCCCCCAGCCCTCACCACTCCGGATCCCGGTCTCCCCACACCCTGCCAGCGCGCCCCGATCATCCCCCCATCCCACTCACGCAGAAGGCCAGCAGAAGAACGTAGAGCAAGAACTTGACACATTTCATTCCTCCTTCTACCGCCATGGCTGCCgggcctggggcagaggggagagcagggggatCAGAACCGGCCGAGGTGGGGGACCTCGGTTGCAAAGCTCCCCGCCGGCCCTCGAGGCCTTCCCTGCTCGGCCCCCTTTCCCGGCCCCTCCCACCCGGAAACCCGCGGTCGGATCCACGTCTCCCAGCCCCCTCTTCTTCCAggctggagaggggtgggggcgaCCGCCGCGAAGCCCGGACCTGCCCCGCAGCCTCCCGGGCCCCGGGGCAAGATCCCAGGGCGCCGACACAGGCCGGAGCCCGACGCCCACCCTCGGCCCGCCAGCCCCCCGGCGCCCaataccccctccccaccccgccagTCCCTAAAACAATGGTCCTCGGCCAAGCGCGACCCCCAGCCGCCTTCCCCTGCGCCCTGACCACCCCCAAAACAGAAGCGCGACCAGCTCGCCACCGCACCCCGCCCGGGCCTCTGGAACTTTTCAAAGTTGCAAAGTTTGTAGGGCCTCGGGCGCGCCCGGGAGCACGGCGGATCTCCGGGGGCCCGGGCCGAGCCCCGGAGGAAGGCGCTGCCAGCGACCACCCACCCGGAGCCGAGGCCGGCCGTGGGCCCCGAGGCCTCACCTGGGCTCCCCGAGGCTGTGCGCTCCTCTCCCGCCGCGGCTCAGGGGCTCTCTAGCGGCGCCCCCGGCTGCGGCCCCGCCCGCcgcgcggccccgccccggcctccagccacagccccctcccccgccacctccCCCGCCCAGTGGCCGCCTGCCTCCCTCATGTGACGCGGTAACAGCTGCGGCCTGAGTCACCCGGCCGGCGAGGGGAGGGCCGAGCCCCCCGCCCGGCCAAGGCCACGTGGCCCCTACCCAGAAGACGGCGCCCACCCCCGAGAGGGGAGGCCACCGAGGGCAGgacctcggggtgcctggggccCTTCTGGCGTCCCCGTCCCCATACCACCTCGGACTGGGAGAGCGGGACCGAGCGGCGCCAGATTCTCTCTGGTTCAGGGAAGCGGAGGAAGCGTGTGCGAGCCAAGCAGGCGTGAGCGGCCCGGAGTTACACTCTGAGCGCCCGGACCGAGCGACCGAGCTGAGGCAAGGTGACGGAATGGTCTTCAAGAGGCCGCTTCATCCTGCACCCGGAGCCCACCTTCCTCTGGCTCCATCTCTATTGAagcccccatccccatccccgaGTCGGCAGAGGGCGCTGTTAGATCCCTGGGATCGGGTGGGGTCAGAATAAACACTTCCAGAAAGTCCCTGGCCTCACATCCTGGGAGTCCCCCAACATTCTAGAGTGGGTATTCTGGTCCCCCTTCTGTTAGTCCCTTTCTCCATATTCTGGGGCTCGGGCTGAGCACGGGAAGAAGCCAGT includes these proteins:
- the BLOC1S1 gene encoding biogenesis of lysosome-related organelles complex 1 subunit 1 isoform X1, with translation MLSRLLKEHQAKQNERKELQEKRRREAITAATCLTEALVDHLNVGVAQAYMNQRKLDHEVKTLQVQAAQFAKQTGQWIGMVENFNQALKEIGDVENWARSIELDMRTIATALEYVYKGQLQSAPS
- the BLOC1S1 gene encoding biogenesis of lysosome-related organelles complex 1 subunit 1 isoform X2; this translates as MLSRLLKEHQAKQNERKELQEKRRREAITAATCLTEALVDHLNVGVAQAYMNQRKLDHEVKTLQVQAAQFAKQTGQWIGMVENFNQALKVGHTPYITGPILDPR
- the RDH5 gene encoding retinol dehydrogenase 5, which gives rise to MWLPLLLGVLVWAALWLFRDRQSLPASDAFIFITGCDSGFGRLLALRLDQRGFRVLASCLTPSGAEDLQRVASSRLHTTLLDVTEPQSVQRAAKWVETHVGEAGLFGLVNNAGVAGIIGPTPWLTRDDFHRVLSVNTLGPIGVTLALLPLLQKARGRVVNITSVLGRLAANGGGYCVSKFGLEAFSDSLRRDVAPFGVRVSIVEPGFFQTPVTNLESLENTLQECWARLPPDTQAHYGEAFLTKYFKMQRRIMSLICDPDLTKVSRCLEHALTARHPRTRYSPGWDAKLLWLPASYLPASLVDAVLTWVIPKPAQAVC
- the CD63 gene encoding CD63 antigen isoform X2, which produces MAVEGGMKCVKFLLYVLLLAFCACAVGLIAVGVGAQLVLRQTIVQGATPGSLLPVLIIAVGAFLFLVAFVGCCGACKENYCLMVTFAIFLSLIMLVEVAVAIAGYVFRDKVMSEFNKDFRQQMQNYPKNNHTVSIVDRMQEDFECCGAANYTDWESIPLMPKGQVPDSCCVNVTQGCGISFKVKEIHEEGCVEKIGGWLRSNVLVVAAAALGIAFVEVLGIIFACCLVKSIRRGYEVM
- the CD63 gene encoding CD63 antigen isoform X1, giving the protein MGLSLCPGCSCCPLSRRSARSWVWPNPDLPSSQACAVGLIAVGVGAQLVLRQTIVQGATPGSLLPVLIIAVGAFLFLVAFVGCCGACKENYCLMVTFAIFLSLIMLVEVAVAIAGYVFRDKVMSEFNKDFRQQMQNYPKNNHTVSIVDRMQEDFECCGAANYTDWESIPLMPKGQVPDSCCVNVTQGCGISFKVKEIHEEGCVEKIGGWLRSNVLVVAAAALGIAFVEVLGIIFACCLVKSIRRGYEVM